A single region of the Rhodoligotrophos defluvii genome encodes:
- a CDS encoding CoA transferase subunit A, which translates to MASRHNKLASLAEAVSLVKNGQLLALGGEAGRRPPLALICELIRQGRKHLRLAGWEGSIARDLLVAAGCTESVDAGGSIMRNRLRAAALGWPSATVAGLAEAVPALHPDIVLLHAHFADEQGNVRFTTDEWQPEFPDLLLARSARTVIVSVEQVVSAETIASRPTDPFLAGSAVTCIVEAPYGAYPAACEARYAADAEALAQVAQATRSPGALRAWMDEYVFGIADHWAALDRIGARRLMAVSTNRALRS; encoded by the coding sequence ATGGCCTCTCGACACAACAAACTCGCATCCCTCGCCGAGGCTGTCAGCCTCGTCAAGAACGGCCAACTCCTGGCGCTCGGCGGCGAGGCGGGTCGTCGGCCGCCCCTAGCACTCATCTGTGAACTTATCCGCCAGGGGCGCAAACATCTGCGCCTGGCGGGCTGGGAAGGCAGCATCGCCCGCGACCTGCTCGTTGCGGCCGGTTGCACCGAGAGCGTCGATGCCGGCGGATCGATCATGCGCAACCGTCTCCGCGCGGCCGCCCTCGGCTGGCCTTCCGCAACCGTGGCCGGCCTCGCCGAGGCCGTCCCGGCGCTCCACCCCGATATCGTCCTCCTGCACGCCCATTTCGCCGATGAACAGGGCAATGTCCGCTTTACCACGGACGAATGGCAGCCGGAATTTCCCGATCTGCTTCTCGCCCGCTCGGCAAGAACGGTCATCGTCTCGGTCGAGCAGGTCGTCAGCGCAGAGACCATCGCAAGCCGGCCAACCGATCCCTTCCTCGCGGGATCGGCTGTCACATGCATCGTGGAGGCACCCTATGGCGCCTATCCCGCCGCCTGCGAAGCGCGCTATGCGGCCGATGCCGAGGCCCTGGCCCAAGTTGCCCAAGCAACGCGCTCGCCCGGGGCACTGCGGGCGTGGATGGATGAGTACGTTTTCGGCATTGCCGACCATTGGGCGGCACTCGACCGCATCGGCGCGCGCCGCCTCATGGCGGTCAGCACCAACCGCGCCCTGCGCAGCTGA
- a CDS encoding LacI family DNA-binding transcriptional regulator, with amino-acid sequence MKDRKRVTIRDVANECGIALSTVSNALAGKQHVSEETRALVREAAERLGYRASAVARALRMQRSFTIGVLIADITNPAFPGFVRGVEDVAIREKCNLLLCNTDGEEEKQLWHMRALLDSQVDGMVLISQHVDTPRVRELLDSGTPFVLVQRRSARHQDDYVGSDNVSGITQAVEHLAGLGHKRIGFVRGPMDSSTAAERLESYKAAVRRLKLDRAPELIFNGDYNLPTGYDAGLHFLSLPERPTAIMASNDLNAMGVIEAAAELGIEVPSELSVVGLDDIQLASFRRIDLTTIHLQKRAMGAAAAEMLMKRIRNPRPSPAREQIFPTGLVVRGSTARAPQVSSSRKRKKEAV; translated from the coding sequence ATGAAGGACAGGAAGCGCGTTACCATCCGCGACGTCGCCAACGAGTGCGGCATTGCCTTGTCGACCGTGTCGAATGCGCTGGCTGGCAAGCAGCATGTCAGCGAGGAAACCCGGGCACTGGTGAGGGAGGCGGCCGAGCGCCTCGGCTACCGTGCCTCGGCCGTGGCGCGGGCATTGCGCATGCAGCGCAGCTTCACGATCGGAGTCCTGATCGCCGACATCACCAATCCGGCCTTCCCCGGTTTCGTCCGCGGCGTCGAAGACGTCGCCATCCGCGAGAAATGCAATCTGCTGCTCTGCAATACGGATGGAGAAGAGGAAAAGCAGCTCTGGCACATGCGCGCCCTACTCGACAGCCAGGTCGACGGAATGGTGCTCATTTCGCAGCATGTGGATACTCCGCGCGTGCGTGAGCTGCTCGATTCCGGAACACCCTTCGTGCTGGTGCAGCGCCGCAGCGCGCGCCACCAAGACGATTATGTCGGCTCGGACAATGTGAGCGGCATCACCCAGGCGGTGGAGCATCTCGCCGGGCTCGGGCACAAGCGCATCGGCTTCGTCCGTGGTCCCATGGATTCCTCGACCGCCGCCGAGCGCCTCGAGTCTTACAAGGCGGCCGTGCGTCGGCTCAAGCTCGATCGCGCTCCCGAGCTGATCTTCAACGGCGACTACAATCTCCCAACAGGCTACGACGCGGGGCTGCACTTCCTATCGCTCCCGGAGCGGCCGACCGCCATCATGGCGAGCAACGACCTCAACGCCATGGGCGTGATCGAGGCGGCCGCGGAGCTTGGGATCGAGGTGCCCTCGGAGCTGTCGGTCGTCGGCCTCGACGATATTCAACTCGCGTCGTTCCGGCGCATCGATCTGACCACCATCCACCTGCAGAAGCGCGCCATGGGGGCGGCCGCGGCGGAGATGCTGATGAAGCGCATCCGCAATCCCCGGCCGTCGCCGGCACGCGAGCAGATCTTCCCGACGGGCCTCGTGGTTCGCGGGTCGACCGCGCGCGCGCCGCAGGTGAGCTCAAGCCGCAAGCGCAAGAAAGAAGCCGTCTAA
- a CDS encoding ATP-binding cassette domain-containing protein: protein MMQSGAGRPILLEARGIKKSYGAVEALRGIDFRIGKGETVALVGDNGAGKSTLVKILSGAIQPTEGEIEFEQRPVAITSTDVARSLGIETVYQDLGLCDNLSVADNIFLGRERTWGLGPLKFLDKGGMRAAAEEVLQGLSVNAPRADANVSGLSGGQRQAVALARTKLWKSSLALLDEPTAALGVQETKRAMDAVRRLQDKGVAIVLISHNMPLVLEMSQRVIVLRHGAKVGDVPTDAVTGDDIVSLITGARQTWIEAA, encoded by the coding sequence ATGATGCAGTCCGGCGCTGGTCGCCCAATCCTACTCGAAGCCCGCGGCATCAAGAAGTCTTACGGCGCGGTTGAGGCCCTGCGCGGCATCGACTTCCGTATCGGCAAGGGCGAGACGGTCGCCCTCGTCGGCGACAATGGCGCCGGCAAGTCCACGCTCGTCAAGATCCTCTCGGGTGCGATCCAGCCTACCGAAGGCGAGATCGAGTTCGAGCAGCGTCCGGTGGCCATCACCTCCACCGACGTGGCGCGTAGCCTCGGCATCGAGACCGTCTACCAGGACCTCGGACTGTGCGACAATCTCAGCGTCGCCGACAATATCTTCCTCGGCCGCGAGCGGACCTGGGGCCTCGGGCCGCTGAAATTCCTCGACAAAGGGGGAATGCGCGCGGCTGCCGAGGAGGTGTTGCAAGGTCTCTCGGTCAACGCGCCCCGCGCCGATGCGAATGTATCCGGCTTGAGCGGCGGCCAGCGCCAGGCGGTCGCTCTGGCGCGTACCAAGTTGTGGAAATCTTCCCTCGCTCTCCTCGATGAGCCGACCGCCGCGCTCGGCGTGCAGGAGACGAAACGAGCCATGGATGCGGTGCGCCGGCTGCAAGACAAGGGCGTCGCGATCGTGCTCATCAGCCACAACATGCCACTCGTGCTCGAGATGAGCCAGCGTGTGATCGTGCTCCGGCATGGCGCTAAGGTCGGCGACGTGCCGACCGACGCGGTCACCGGCGACGACATCGTCTCGCTCATCACCGGCGCGCGCCAGACCTGGATCGAGGCGGCCTGA
- a CDS encoding ATP-binding cassette domain-containing protein, translated as MSKLLELQGVTKSYGAVRALKGIDLTLNTGEVLALIGDNGAGKSTLIKVISGAIVPDGGRMFFDGREVHVRSPQDARALGIETVYQDLALFDNSNIAENLFAGREPVRRLLGLPFLRKAEMHAESARILASLKIHINSTKALVKDLSGGQRQTVAIGRAVAFSQRVVILDEPTAALGVPEQEKVLELVQQLRADGYSVVLISHNLDQIFRVSDRMHVLRQGETAGVLNRADTTPEEVVQLITGAKRLFH; from the coding sequence CGCTGAAGGGCATCGATCTCACCCTCAATACGGGCGAAGTGCTGGCGCTGATCGGCGACAATGGCGCCGGCAAGTCGACCCTGATCAAGGTGATCTCCGGCGCGATCGTGCCGGATGGCGGGCGGATGTTCTTCGACGGGCGCGAGGTGCACGTTCGGTCGCCGCAAGATGCCCGCGCCCTCGGGATCGAGACCGTCTACCAGGATCTCGCGCTGTTCGACAACTCGAACATTGCCGAGAACCTCTTCGCCGGGCGCGAGCCGGTCCGGCGCTTGCTGGGCCTTCCGTTCCTGCGCAAGGCCGAGATGCATGCCGAGAGCGCGCGCATCCTGGCGAGCCTGAAGATCCATATCAACTCCACCAAGGCGCTGGTCAAGGATCTGTCGGGCGGCCAGCGGCAGACGGTTGCGATCGGCCGGGCGGTGGCTTTCTCGCAGCGGGTCGTGATCCTCGACGAGCCGACGGCGGCGCTCGGTGTGCCGGAGCAGGAGAAGGTGCTCGAGCTGGTTCAGCAGCTGCGTGCGGACGGCTATTCGGTCGTGCTGATCAGCCACAATCTCGACCAGATTTTCCGCGTTTCCGACCGGATGCATGTGCTACGGCAGGGCGAGACCGCGGGGGTGCTTAACCGCGCCGATACGACGCCGGAGGAGGTGGTGCAGCTCATCACCGGCGCGAAGCGGCTCTTCCACTGA
- a CDS encoding CoA transferase subunit A: MAGSPSKITPLAEAASAVANGASLTAGGFAHSHQPLAFTRELIRQGRSRLTLMSVAECWVAEFLAAASMLEKAYFSNFMFEGYGRCRCFSRAVEAGTIAVEDHSHFGMVSRFMAAGLGLPFMPMRAMAGTDILAVSGFEPAHEKAQQLHSPFGNGVVTAVSPLKPDVAVIHAAQADHLGNIKLFGTTSVIEEQARAADLVIVTVEEIVDTDVIRRQPEMTLLPALMVDMVVHLPYGAHPTGVYGYYDHDAPHLADYYAASATEAETAAWLDRWVYGLPDHWAYLDALTMSRLLRLRVDPALGYLREACHG; encoded by the coding sequence ATGGCGGGTTCCCCTTCCAAGATCACGCCGCTGGCAGAGGCCGCAAGCGCCGTGGCGAACGGCGCCTCACTGACAGCCGGCGGCTTCGCTCATTCCCACCAGCCGCTGGCGTTCACCCGCGAGCTCATCCGCCAAGGCCGTTCGCGGCTCACCCTGATGAGCGTGGCCGAGTGCTGGGTGGCCGAATTCCTGGCCGCGGCGAGCATGCTTGAGAAAGCTTACTTCTCCAACTTCATGTTCGAGGGCTACGGTCGCTGCCGGTGCTTTTCCAGGGCTGTCGAGGCCGGCACGATAGCGGTCGAGGACCATAGCCATTTCGGCATGGTGTCCCGCTTCATGGCCGCGGGGCTCGGGCTGCCCTTCATGCCCATGCGGGCCATGGCGGGCACCGATATCCTCGCCGTCTCCGGATTCGAGCCGGCGCACGAAAAGGCCCAGCAGCTGCACTCGCCCTTCGGCAACGGCGTGGTCACCGCCGTATCGCCGCTGAAGCCGGACGTCGCCGTCATCCATGCCGCGCAGGCCGATCACCTCGGCAATATCAAGCTCTTCGGCACGACCTCCGTCATCGAGGAGCAGGCCCGCGCGGCGGACCTCGTGATCGTCACCGTCGAGGAGATCGTCGATACCGATGTCATCCGCCGCCAGCCGGAGATGACGCTTCTGCCCGCCCTCATGGTCGACATGGTCGTCCACCTCCCCTATGGCGCTCACCCCACCGGCGTCTACGGCTACTATGATCACGATGCGCCGCATCTTGCGGACTATTACGCGGCCTCCGCAACCGAGGCCGAGACGGCGGCCTGGCTCGACCGGTGGGTCTATGGCCTGCCCGATCACTGGGCCTATCTCGACGCGCTGACGATGTCGCGGCTGTTGCGCCTGCGTGTCGATCCCGCTCTCGGCTATCTGCGCGAGGCATGCCATGGCTGA
- a CDS encoding CoA-transferase subunit beta, with the protein MADVSHDEYMAIAAAREINDGDTAFIGTGLPMVAAYLAKATHAPRVNLVFESGIIDPQPVDLATGVGDYRLAHGATKIAGTFYALSLLQQGVIDIGFLGTAEIDAYGNLNSTVIGPYSRPKVRLPGSGGANDIASMAKRFVVIARLDRKRFVEKLQYLTTPGFLTGPGAREAAGLPGAGPVRVISDRAVLGFDPVSKRMQVERLYPGATLEEVQAHVAFPLPAAPSLETEPVPDARLLRLLREVIDPDGVYVTRAKVDLGS; encoded by the coding sequence ATGGCTGATGTCAGCCACGACGAATATATGGCCATCGCCGCCGCACGCGAGATCAACGATGGCGACACCGCCTTCATCGGTACGGGTCTGCCCATGGTGGCGGCCTATCTCGCCAAGGCGACCCATGCGCCGCGCGTGAACCTCGTCTTCGAATCCGGCATCATCGATCCGCAGCCGGTCGATCTTGCGACGGGTGTCGGCGACTATCGGCTCGCCCATGGTGCAACCAAGATAGCCGGCACGTTCTACGCCCTCAGCCTGTTGCAGCAGGGCGTCATCGACATCGGTTTCCTCGGCACGGCCGAGATCGACGCTTACGGCAACCTGAACTCGACCGTCATTGGCCCCTATTCCAGGCCCAAGGTTCGGCTGCCCGGCAGCGGCGGAGCGAACGACATCGCCAGCATGGCGAAGCGCTTCGTCGTCATCGCCCGGCTGGACCGCAAGCGCTTCGTCGAAAAGCTGCAATACCTGACAACGCCCGGCTTTCTCACCGGCCCAGGCGCCCGCGAGGCGGCAGGCCTGCCCGGTGCCGGCCCCGTCCGCGTCATCAGCGACCGCGCCGTGCTCGGCTTCGACCCGGTCTCGAAGCGGATGCAGGTCGAACGTCTCTATCCCGGCGCCACGCTGGAGGAGGTTCAGGCGCATGTCGCCTTCCCGCTGCCGGCGGCGCCGAGCCTGGAGACAGAGCCGGTGCCGGACGCACGTCTTCTGCGCCTGCTGCGGGAGGTCATCGATCCCGATGGGGTTTACGTCACCCGGGCAAAGGTCGATCTCGGATCTTAG